Proteins found in one Megachile rotundata isolate GNS110a chromosome 14, iyMegRotu1, whole genome shotgun sequence genomic segment:
- the LOC100877571 gene encoding uncharacterized protein LOC100877571 — MKSSKEELLLLMANLALMLQQTASKFLNSEFAEVLHRPMRDIMAFPEESTYAIFIALAIPLDEPYKSVSIADFFEATYNLPVNVSDPWFDPGEGRRKRRSLNRATLYQLVEKKFINYGYQGHECLLRAICETSEHSLRHNGLIGDILHVIFTPTSSRHEPLPQDILQAEVVGRNGSCSNYQPQCPVGLFDLIGVFG, encoded by the exons ATGAAGAGTTCTAAGGAAGAACTTCT ACTTTTAATGGCCAATCTGGCGCTGATGCTCCAACAAACtgcttcgaaatttttgaattcagagTTCGCGGAAGTCCTCCATCGACCCATGAGAGATATCATGGCGTTTCCGGAGGAAAGTACTTACGCG ATATTCATCGCGTTGGCGATACCGCTGGATGAACCGTACAAATCAGTGTCCATAGCAGACTTTTTCGAAGCCACTTACAATTTACCAGTGAACGTGAGCGACCCATGGTTCGATCCCGGCGAAGGAAGACGAAAGAGGCGCAGCTTGAACAGAGCGACGCTTTATCAACTGGTGGAGAAGAAATTTATCAA CTACGGATATCAGGGTCACGAATGTCTGCTGAGGGCCATTTGCGAAACTTCGGAACATTCCTTGAGACATAACGGCCTCATCGGTGATATTCTGCACGTGATCTTCAC ACCGACAAGCTCCCGACACGAGCCACTGCCGCAGGACATTCTTCAAGCTGAAGTGGTCGGACGTAATGGAAGCTGCTCGAACTACCAACCGCAATGTCCCGTGGGACTCTTCGACTTGATTGGAGTCTTTGGTTGA
- the LOC105663919 gene encoding uncharacterized protein LOC105663919 translates to MYILVVCYLMWLSRVSGVKNITQGVARHLRSVSFPDGSGMGIFMAIGLPLDIPNKSIQVSFYFEANYGLPDWNSSYYLDDHFAKRSLNRRLAYEVIVNKLESLGFSGEGCLQKMICEVANNPLTNNGVIGDVLQILLTPSSSENENLPSKITEAEYMEDCNNQYKNCPQSPLALISHQNLNGIS, encoded by the exons ATGTATATTCTCGTGGTATGTTATTTAATGTGGCTATCGAGAGTCTCTGGGGTGAAAAATATCACACAAGGCGTAGCAAGGCACCTAAGATCTGTATCCTTCCCTGACGGGAGCGGCATGGGG ATATTCATGGCAATCGGACTACCTCTCGATATCCCCAATAAATCGATTCAAGTTTCTTTCTATTTTGAAGCAAATTACGGTCTGCCAGACTGGAATTCCAGCTACTACCTGGACGATCATTTTGCAAAGCGGAGTTTGAATCGACGACTGGCATACGAAGTTATTGTAAACAAGTTAGAAAG CTTAGGTTTCTCTGGAGAAGGCTGTCTACAAAAAATGATTTGTGAAGTCGCAAACAATCCGTTGACCAACAATGGAGTTATCGGTGATGTACTACAAATTTTACTCAC ACCATCCTCTTCAGAAAATGAAAACCTTCCCAGTAAAATCACCGAGGCTGAATACATGGAAGACTGTAATAACCAGTACAAAAACTGTCCCCAAAGCCCATTAGCTCTGATAAGCCATCAGAATCTTAATGGAATTAGTTAA
- the LOC100881886 gene encoding solute carrier family 25 member 32, with the protein MSAMKSSGTPGTTRVLPVLSHFRYEHFVAGISGGVVSTLMLHPLDLIKTRFAVSDGHIHAGPQYKSLKSAVMQIVKTEGIKGLYRGVTPNVLGSGGAWGCYFFFYNTIKTWINGGNNKKSLGPCMHMFAAADAGILTLVMTNPLWVVKTRLCLQYMDDKHLPETLRYNGMVDAIRKIYRTEGVRGLYRGFIPGMFGVSHGAIQFMVYEELKNWYNEYLNAPIDSKLSTLEYIFFAAVSKLIAAATTYPYQVVRARLQDHHHHYNGSVDCVKSIWRYEGWRGYYKGLSANLTRVTPATVITFVVYENVSRYLLHRRDEDRAPLPFPAKNMEKQ; encoded by the exons ATGTCGGCAATGAAGTCCAGTGGTACGCCGGGCACCACTCGCGTTTTGCCCGTGTTAAGCCACTTCAGATACGAGCATTTTGTTGCTGGCATATCTGGTGGTGTAGTATCAACGTTGATGCTGCATCCGCTGGACTTGATCAAAACCAGATTTGCAG TCAGTGATGGTCATATACACGCGGGTCCACAGTACAAAAGCCTTAAAAGCGCAGTTATGCAAATTGTTAAGACTGAAGGAATCAAGGGACTTTACAGAGGTGTAACACCGAATGTTCTAGGCTCTGGTGGTGCATGGGGCTGCTATTTCTTTTT CTATAATACCATTAAAACTTGGATCAATGGGGGAAACAATAAGAAGTCTTTGGGACCCTGTATGCATATGTTCGCTGCAGCAGATGCTGGAATTCTTACTTTAGTTATGACAAATCCATTGTGGGTAGTAAAGACACGTTTGTGTTTACAGTATATGGACGATAAACATCTTCCAGAAACACTACGGTATAATGGAATGGTAGAtgcaattagaaaaatttatagAACCGAAGGAGTTAGAGGCTTGTATAGG GGCTTCATTCCTGGAATGTTTGGTGTTTCACATGGTGCCATTCAGTTCATGGTGTATGAAGAGCTGAAAAATTGGTACAATGAGTATTTGAATGCACCGATCGATTCTAAGTTG AGTACACTGGAATATATCTTCTTCGCGGCAGTTTCAAAATTAATCGCAGCAGCAACGACTTATCCTTATCAAGTCGTAAGAGCACGTCTTCAAgatcatcatcatcattacaACGGCAGCGTTGATTGTGTCAAATCGATATGGAG GTATGAGGGTTGGCGTGGCTATTACAAGGGCTTGAGCGCGAATCTGACCAGAGTGACCCCAGCAACCGTCATCACGTTTGTTGTGTACGAAAACGTTTCTCGTTATCTTCTACATAGAAGGGACGAAGACAGAGCACCATTGCCTTTTCCGGCGAAGAACATGgagaaacaataa